AACGCCCTCAAGCCGGTAGACAACGTCAGTTTAATCAAATTGGGATGGAAGTTTTAGGCAGTACAAATCCGGCTACAGATGTTGAGGGCATTGCCTTAGCTTGGGATTATTTTAATGAGTTAGGAATTGAAAACATTAGTTTACAAATCAATTCATTGGGGAAAACGGCTGATCGTAAAGCCTATTTACAAGCCTTAGTCGATTATTTTGAGCCATTATATACTGAATTGAGTGAGGATTCAAAGAAGCGGTTAAAAACCAATCCGTTAAGAATTATTGATAGCAAAGATCCTTCAGATCAAAAATTAGTTCAAGGCGCACCCCTGATTCTTGATTATTTAAGTGAAGACAGTCGACAACACTTTGACTCGGTTAAAACCCTTTTAACCCAATTACAGATTCCCTTTGAAGTGAACCCCTATGTCGTTCGTGGCTTGGATTACTATCAAGATACCATTTTTGAAATTGTGGTTGATGATGACACCATCGGTGCTCAATCAACCATATGTGGTGGTGGACGTTATGATGGGTTAATCGAGCAATTAGGTGGCCCTGCTACACCCGGTTTTGGTTTTGGTATTGGGGTCGAACGCTTGTTAATTTTACTCAATGAACAAGGAGTGGAACTTCCAGAAGCTGAACCCGTTGATGTCTTTGTTATGGGACTAGGTGAAAAGAGTAATGGTTTGGCCTTACAAGTCGTCCAAGCTGCGCGAGCAGCCGGGCTAATTGCAGACCGTGATTATTTGGGGCGCAGTATGAAATCCCAGTTTAAAACAGCAAGTAAATTGAATAGCAAAGTGATCATCACGATTGGTGACCAAGAAGTGGAACAACAAGTCGTGCAGTTGAAAAACCAAGCAGATGGTAAACGTGCTACGGTCGCTGTAGATGAATTATTAAATGATTTTGAGACATATTATCGTCAGATGGTACTGGATACATCGGCCATCGATAAATACTTTAGAGGTGAGTAAAATGGGGAAAAGAACAGTTTATGCAGGCAAAGTCAATGAATCGTTGGTTGACCAACCAATTATTTTAAAAGGCTGGGTACAAAAGCGTCGTGACTTAGGTGGTGTGATATTTATTGATTTAAGAGATCGGGAAGGTTTTTGCCAAGTTGTTTTTAACGCGGAGAACTTATCCGCTGATGAGATGCATCAAGCCGACCGCCTAAGAAGCGAATATGTGGTTGAGGTGGCGGGTACTCTACGCAAACGTGCAGCCGAACAGATTAATCCAAAAATTCCAACGGGTGAATATGAGCTGATAGCTGATCAATTGACGGTTCTAGCGGTTTCTAAAACCCCACCTATTTATATTGAAGAAGACTTGGATGTTGATGAGGAAGTCCGTTTACGTCATCGATTTTTAGATTTAAGACGACCAAATATGTACAACAATTTGCGTTTACGTCACACGGTAAGTCAGTCTATTCGTCAATTTTTAAATCAAGAAGAATTTATTGATGTTGAAACACCTTACTTAACCCGCTCCACACCTGAAGGAGCACGTGATTATTTGGTGCCAACCCGACGGGAACCAGGAGCCTTTTATGCTTTGCCGCAATCACCTCAGTTGTTTAAGCAATTATTGATGGGTGCCGGTTTTGACCGATATTACCAAATTGTTAGATGTTTCCGTGATGAA
This window of the Fundicoccus culcitae genome carries:
- the hisS gene encoding histidine--tRNA ligase, yielding MIQKMKGTEDTLPQNMDAWHFIEDTARDVFESYLFKEIRTPFFEAFDLFSRSVGDETDIVSKEMYDFYDKGERHIALRPEGTAGIARSYIENKLYGPEHAQPLKVYYMGPMFRYERPQAGRQRQFNQIGMEVLGSTNPATDVEGIALAWDYFNELGIENISLQINSLGKTADRKAYLQALVDYFEPLYTELSEDSKKRLKTNPLRIIDSKDPSDQKLVQGAPLILDYLSEDSRQHFDSVKTLLTQLQIPFEVNPYVVRGLDYYQDTIFEIVVDDDTIGAQSTICGGGRYDGLIEQLGGPATPGFGFGIGVERLLILLNEQGVELPEAEPVDVFVMGLGEKSNGLALQVVQAARAAGLIADRDYLGRSMKSQFKTASKLNSKVIITIGDQEVEQQVVQLKNQADGKRATVAVDELLNDFETYYRQMVLDTSAIDKYFRGE